Proteins encoded within one genomic window of Patescibacteria group bacterium:
- a CDS encoding bacteriohemerythrin, whose protein sequence is MISWTTQYSVNIKEIDSQHNAIVAVINELAEFIDKGGEREVIGTIIRKLISIAGFHFATEEKYFVLFKYEEAEVHIKLHRAMTARLEDFRRDFFENGKDVTAELSNFTMVWLADHVLNQDKKYVKCFSEHGLK, encoded by the coding sequence ATGATCAGCTGGACGACCCAATACAGCGTCAACATCAAAGAGATCGACTCGCAGCATAACGCGATCGTCGCTGTCATAAACGAGCTGGCCGAGTTCATCGATAAAGGCGGCGAACGCGAAGTGATCGGCACGATCATCCGCAAGCTGATCAGCATCGCGGGTTTTCATTTCGCCACCGAAGAGAAATATTTTGTCTTGTTCAAGTACGAGGAAGCCGAGGTCCACATCAAACTCCATCGCGCCATGACGGCTCGATTAGAGGATTTTCGTCGCGATTTTTTTGAGAACGGCAAGGATGTCACCGCTGAGCTTTCAAATTTCACGATGGTCTGGCTCGCCGATCATGTGCTGAATCAGGACAAGAAATACGTGAAGTGTTTTTCCGAGCACGGACTCAAGTAG